The following proteins are co-located in the Halarcobacter sp. genome:
- a CDS encoding cache domain-containing protein, with protein sequence MKKNTTTEKTLINIIKYGAVIPIVLLSVIFTYIFIQYKNKELIDEISNLEIKFLNDNKRNVKDEVKRVIDSINYEIGISEQNLKKSLKNKVYEAHTIASNIYKEELKTGKSKEEIFKTIKNTLGSIIYNNGRGYIFIDDINGIKLLQPTNKSFEGKDFSNFKDPHGYNFVKKIIKTIKNKTETFDKYYWYKSQTDKTAYEKMSFYKYFEPYNVAIGTGEYIVDFEKTIQKRLLDKIKRIRFNDNGYITILSDKGEYLSYFKEDKIGTNGFNLQDENGNYYIRDIINFAKEKNNGFLSYIASYKPNGNNQNREKISYISYFKQWDWVILSGFYLEELKDQIKDKEIVLKRRYEEIIQKIITISFIVTLILILFSFYISRIIYNRFNEYKEEIEKEVDKTIEKEKLLIQQSKMAIMGEMIGNIAHQWKQPLNLISTSNSLIKLNKEYDNFSTPEQINEAIDNIDNSVNHLATTIDDFRNFFKPNKIKSVFKIKTVLDKTFKLLNTQVKNNSIKLITKIDDIEIYGFENELLQVTINIIKNAIDELFKIKDERMLFITAYLKNDIVYIKIKDNAGGIPKELKEKVFQAYFTTKGDKGTGIGLYMCKQIITNINGDIKVSNLEYTHEDKTYKGAEFTISIPFQSSF encoded by the coding sequence ATGAAAAAAAATACAACAACTGAAAAAACACTTATTAATATAATTAAATATGGTGCAGTCATTCCTATAGTATTACTATCTGTAATATTTACCTATATTTTTATTCAATACAAGAATAAAGAATTAATTGATGAAATAAGTAATCTTGAAATTAAATTTCTAAATGATAATAAAAGAAATGTTAAAGATGAAGTAAAAAGAGTTATTGATTCTATAAACTATGAAATTGGTATTTCAGAACAAAATTTAAAAAAATCTTTAAAAAATAAAGTTTATGAAGCCCATACAATAGCTTCAAATATATATAAAGAAGAGTTAAAAACTGGAAAATCAAAAGAAGAGATTTTCAAAACTATAAAAAACACACTTGGAAGTATTATATACAATAATGGAAGAGGATATATTTTTATTGATGATATAAATGGTATAAAACTTCTTCAACCAACAAATAAAAGCTTTGAAGGAAAAGACTTTTCCAACTTTAAAGATCCACACGGATATAACTTTGTAAAAAAAATCATAAAAACAATTAAAAATAAAACTGAAACTTTTGATAAATATTATTGGTACAAATCTCAAACTGATAAAACAGCTTATGAAAAAATGAGTTTTTATAAATATTTTGAACCTTACAATGTTGCGATAGGAACTGGTGAATATATTGTAGATTTTGAAAAAACAATTCAAAAAAGACTTCTAGATAAAATAAAAAGAATTAGATTTAATGATAATGGTTATATAACAATTCTAAGTGATAAAGGTGAGTATTTATCATACTTCAAAGAAGATAAAATAGGAACTAATGGTTTTAATCTTCAAGATGAAAATGGAAACTATTATATAAGAGATATTATAAATTTTGCAAAAGAAAAAAATAATGGATTTTTATCTTATATAGCTTCTTACAAGCCAAATGGTAATAATCAAAATAGAGAAAAAATATCTTATATAAGTTATTTCAAACAATGGGATTGGGTAATACTTTCTGGATTTTACCTTGAAGAATTAAAAGATCAGATAAAAGATAAAGAGATAGTACTGAAAAGAAGATACGAAGAGATTATACAAAAAATCATCACTATAAGTTTTATTGTTACTCTCATATTAATTTTATTTTCATTTTATATTTCAAGAATTATTTATAATAGATTTAATGAATATAAAGAAGAGATAGAAAAAGAAGTTGACAAAACAATTGAAAAAGAAAAACTTCTTATTCAACAATCAAAAATGGCTATTATGGGAGAGATGATTGGCAATATTGCACACCAATGGAAACAGCCTTTAAATCTAATAAGTACTTCTAATAGTTTGATAAAACTTAACAAAGAATATGATAATTTTAGCACTCCTGAACAAATAAATGAAGCTATAGATAATATTGACAATTCAGTAAATCATTTAGCTACAACAATAGATGATTTTAGAAACTTTTTTAAACCAAATAAAATCAAATCTGTATTTAAAATAAAAACTGTATTAGATAAAACATTTAAACTTTTAAATACTCAAGTTAAAAACAACAGTATAAAATTAATAACGAAAATAGATGACATTGAAATTTATGGTTTTGAAAATGAACTTTTACAAGTAACAATAAACATAATAAAAAATGCAATTGATGAATTGTTTAAAATTAAAGATGAAAGAATGTTATTTATTACTGCTTATTTAAAAAATGACATTGTTTATATCAAAATAAAAGACAATGCAGGTGGAATCCCTAAAGAACTTAAAGAGAAAGTTTTTCAAGCTTACTTCACAACAAAAGGTGATAAAGGGACAGGAATAGGTTTATATATGTGTAAACAGATTATTACCAATATTAATGGAGATATAAAAGTATCAAATCTTGAATATACACACGAAGATAAAACTTATAAAGGTGCAGAATTTACAATATCAATACCTTTTCAATCCTCTTTTTAA
- a CDS encoding aldo/keto reductase, producing the protein MNYNYIGKSGLRVTPICLGTMTFGSSTNKAEAFKIMDKAYERGINFFDTAEIYPVPPKASYEGTTEKIVGEWLKSKPRESIILASKVAGAASGWFVPPTRHGLTAIDSFHIKRAVEGSLKRLDTDYLDLYQMHWPDTIVPIEESLKAFDELVREGKVRYIGTSNDTAYGLTKANEVSKYKDLVRFESIQNNFSLLNPRFHDELANICLRENISLLPYSPIGGGVLSGKYNSGLYPEGCRFTAYAKHQNPRVQAQASRFVNEKTLEATRQYVILAKEYGVSPVTLAVAYSKHFKFVASTIIGARELSQLDESLAALDFEIGQELMSKIQEIQKEILYPMG; encoded by the coding sequence ATGAATTATAACTATATAGGTAAAAGTGGACTAAGAGTAACTCCTATTTGTTTAGGAACAATGACATTTGGAAGCTCAACAAATAAAGCTGAAGCTTTCAAAATAATGGATAAAGCTTATGAAAGAGGAATCAATTTTTTTGATACAGCTGAAATCTATCCAGTACCCCCTAAGGCTTCTTATGAAGGTACAACTGAAAAAATTGTAGGTGAGTGGTTAAAAAGTAAACCAAGAGAATCAATCATTCTTGCATCAAAAGTAGCAGGTGCAGCTTCAGGATGGTTTGTTCCGCCTACAAGACATGGTCTTACTGCAATTGATTCTTTTCATATAAAAAGAGCAGTTGAAGGAAGTCTAAAAAGATTAGATACTGATTATCTTGATTTATATCAAATGCACTGGCCGGATACAATTGTACCAATTGAGGAGAGTTTAAAAGCTTTTGACGAATTAGTTCGTGAGGGTAAAGTTAGATATATTGGAACTTCAAATGATACTGCATATGGACTTACTAAAGCAAATGAAGTTTCAAAATATAAAGATTTAGTTAGATTTGAATCTATTCAAAATAATTTCTCATTATTAAATCCAAGATTTCATGATGAATTAGCGAACATATGTTTAAGAGAAAATATCTCTTTACTACCATATTCACCAATTGGTGGCGGCGTATTATCAGGAAAATACAACAGTGGATTATATCCAGAAGGGTGTAGATTCACTGCATATGCAAAACACCAAAATCCAAGAGTACAAGCTCAAGCTTCAAGATTTGTAAATGAAAAAACATTAGAAGCAACAAGACAATACGTTATTTTGGCAAAAGAGTATGGAGTTTCTCCTGTTACATTAGCAGTTGCTTATTCTAAGCATTTTAAATTTGTTGCATCTACAATTATTGGTGCAAGAGAGTTATCACAATTAGATGAATCATTAGCAGCACTAGATTTTGAAATTGGTCAAGAATTGATGTCAAAAATACAAGAGATTCAAAAAGAGATTTTATATCCTATGGGCTAA